One Ostrea edulis chromosome 2, xbOstEdul1.1, whole genome shotgun sequence genomic region harbors:
- the LOC125679051 gene encoding G-protein coupled receptor 52-like, whose translation MEFKAESLVTVFFTALIVCFNTLTLLVIVWTESIRNINKIYFASLTVSDLCVGVFITPFAVFSSFSNSWIVNDEKFCHIEAYLLVIFFIAGLYSLAWINVDHYLAIRKPQRHKVAMTTARSLCWIIFVWIGAVSFCSPTLFSFKKQAKYYEEVFLCSIDAGSHKPYFVTAGILVILPAFFALVSTNAYLFTKSFRKKRHMYQTILVDTASRPNNYFMNFIISMIFLIAWIPWFVLQIYGEFIEKISDYPHSVHFYLLWFGIGNSFYKFFVYLLWSRDFRRGLRQLCCHNDCRCPECSVSHSVSLNFGTATGAGK comes from the coding sequence ATGGAGTTCAAAGCTGAGAGCCTGGTAACAGTATTCTTCACAGCTCTCATTGTTTGCTTCAACACTCTCACTCTTCTCGTCATTGTGTGGACTGAATCCATTCGTAACATCAACAAAATTTACTTTGCCTCACTGACAGTCTCGGACTTGTGTGTTGGAGTTTTCATTACGCCATTTGCAGTCTTCAGCTCCTTTAGCAACTCGTGGATTGTCAATGATGAGAAATTTTGTCATATTGAGGCCTACCTTTTGGTCATTTTTTTCATCGCAGGTTTGTATTCCCTAGCATGGATCAATGTGGACCATTATCTTGCCATCAGAAAACCACAACGACACAAGGTTGCCATGACAACAGCCCGTTCCCTATGCTGGATCATATTTGTTTGGATTGGAGCTGTCAGCTTCTGCAGCCCAACTCTCTTCTCTTTCAAGAAACAAGCCAAGTATTATGAGGAGGTTTTCCTGTGTTCCATTGATGCTGGCTCTCACAAACCATACTTTGTGACAGCAGGGATTTTGGTTATCTTGCCTGCTTTCTTCGCTTTGGTGTCTACCAATGCATACCTCTTTACCAAGTCATTCCGCAAAAAGAGACATATGTATCAAACCATTCTGGTAGATACAGCTTCACGACCAAATAACTACTTCATGAACTTCATTATATCCATGATTTTTCTAATAGCATGGATCCCATGGTTTGTTCTTCAGATATATGGAGAGTTTATTGAGAAAATATCTGACTATCCACATTCAGTGCATTTTTATCTGTTGTGGTTTGGGATTGGAAATTCCTTTTACAAATTTTTTGTGTATTTGTTGTGGAGTCGAGACTTTCGACGTGGTCTGCGACAATTGTGTTGTCATAATGATTGTCGATGTCCAGAGTGCTCCGTGTCCCATAGCGTGAGTTTGAACTTTGGTACAGCAACTGGTGCTGGCAAGTGA